In Chryseobacterium oryzae, the genomic stretch TAAAATCAGTAAGTTCAGATAATATTGAATGTCTCTGTTCGTCTTCTTGATGCCCCCAAACATCATAAACAAAAAATTCATGAGTACTTTCAAGCTTTTTATCCAGTAGTCTTATCAAGTTACTTTTACCAGAACCCCATTCACCATCAATTCCAATAATCTTAAATTCTGGATCATCTATGATTTTTTCACTAATAACTTGCGCTATTTTATCTTGCGATTTATTTTCAAACAAATCTTCACCTAGAGGTTGATTCGTTAGAAACTTTAATTTGCTCTCGTTTGTAGAATTATCTGTCATCTTTTTGTGATTATTAGTTTTAGTTTTTTTATTAAGTACTCACTTCCTCCCCAACCGCCAACCGCGACAATAACAAACTTTGTAGTTTTGTGAGTATTTGGTTTTGATCAGCTATATTTTTTATTTGCTTGAAAAGCTTTTTTACAATTTCTTCAAATTTTATATAAATTATATTATTATCCGCTTTCAAAACATCAATATTATTTAAAATTCCTTGTGTTAAGAGTGGGTGACTACTTCCTTCGCTTTTAGAATTAAGATTTAAACTATTGAGTAAAAGAAAATCATAATATATCGTATCATTTTTTGAAATTCCAGCTAAAGCATTATCACTAATCCATATTTTACTATCGTTATAATAAACTGAACCACAATAAGCACCTACACGACCAATAATATTTAATCTTTCATAATTATTTTGATTTACATACTCAATAATCCCATTACCTCCATAAACAGGAATATTTCCATTACTATTTGGCTTAATTTTGCCGTTTTTAATTAAAACAAAATCTTCAAGCTTACCAACTTCCCACCCGTCCGGAATCTCCTTCCCAAGCTCGTCATTCAAAACCATTTTACCGCCGGAAGATTTGTAAGGTTTCCCTTTGACCATCCCGTCCTGCGGACACCCCTCCGACGGAGGGGAATAGGGAAACTCAAAATCCACAAACCAATGTTTATACAAAGCCTGAGCAGTAGCTTCCAACTTTTCGCAAATCTGCTCGTTGACTTTTATTTTGTTGGCTATGCTTTGGTATTGCGAAACAATTTGTCGTTGTTCTTCGATGGAAGGAATGGGTAATTCAACTTCACACATTTCTTCCATATCAAAAAATTCGTGAGCACTTCCGTGAGATTTGAAGCGTGCATATCTGTCAAATTCGGGTCTTGTAAACCACATCTGTAAATAATCAGGATGCAACACATTCTCATCTCTTACCTCAAAAATCCTATACGATGGAGAAACAATACAACTTTCGCCTTTTCTCAAAGCAATTGATATCTTATCGCCATTACGTGTAGTTGCTCTATTAAAAACAAATTGATTATAATGAGCTACCCGATATTTCGACAAGTCAATCCCGATGATGTTTGTTTTCGCCTTTTGGAAATATTTGTTATTGCTTACACCTTGCAACAATTTGTATTTATCCCCATCATTGAACTCCACTTTTTCAATGATATAATCACCAAGTTTTTTATAGCTCATAACCTAATGATTTAAAGACATTTTCAACTTCAATTTTTAATGAGGATTCTTTATCAAAAAGAACCTTTAGATCTGATGTAATATCATTCATCTTTTCATCGAAATTGAAATCCTCTTCAATGTTTTTGAAGTCGATATATTTACTTGGAACCAATGAATAATCTTTCTTACGAATTTCATCCAAAGAAACACTCTTGCAATATTCATCTACATTTTTATAGTTTTCTTGCCACGTTTGCAATTGCCATTGATGATAATGTTGAGCAATTTCTGAAATTGAATTTTCATCAAATTCTATAAATTTCTTCTCAAACGGAACACCTTGCTTTCTTAAATCAAAAAACAAGACTTCATTGGAACGATCTCTATAATCTTTTATAACATCATTTAATTCAATAGTTCTTTCTTTTTTATTTCTATTAATAATCCACATAGAAACACTGATGTCTGTCGAATAAAACATACTTCCAGGCAAAATCAAAATAGCCTCCACCAAATCATTTTCAATAATCTGCTTCCGGATTTTATATTCTTCGCCACCACCACTCAAAGCACCGTTTGCCAAAATAAATCCGGCTACTCCATTCTGAGAAAGCTTGGAGATCATATTCAGGATCCACGCATAATTGGCATTGGATTTTGGTGGCACTTCATAGCCTGCCCATCTTGGGTCGGTTGTGAGTTCGTTTTCTGCACGCCAGTCTTTTAAATTAAAAGGCGGGTTTGCCATAATGTAGTCGGCTTTCAGATCTTTATGCTGGTCATCGCCAAAAGTATCTGCCGCTTTATTCCCCAGATTAGAAGAGATCCCACGTATGGCGAGATTCATCTTGGCGAGTTTATAAGTGGTATTAGTGAGCTCCTGACCGTAGATAGAAACGTCTTTTTTGTTGCCCTTATGTTTTTCAATAAACTTCAGCGATTGTACAAACATCCCACCCGAACCACAGGAAGGGTCATAGATTTTCCCTTTGTACGGTTCTATCATTTCAGCGATAAGGTTCACGATAGACTTAGGCGTGTAAAATTCTCCTTTTCCTTTCCCTTCGGCAATCGCAAATTTGCTCAGGAAATATTCGTACACACGCCCCACAATATCGTGGGCTTCGTCGCGCAGCGTATCAATATTGTTGATGGTATCCAGCAATGCCGAGAATTTAGACTGATCCAATCCGAGACGG encodes the following:
- a CDS encoding restriction endonuclease subunit S, with the translated sequence MSYKKLGDYIIEKVEFNDGDKYKLLQGVSNNKYFQKAKTNIIGIDLSKYRVAHYNQFVFNRATTRNGDKISIALRKGESCIVSPSYRIFEVRDENVLHPDYLQMWFTRPEFDRYARFKSHGSAHEFFDMEEMCEVELPIPSIEEQRQIVSQYQSIANKIKVNEQICEKLEATAQALYKHWFVDFEFPYSPPSEGCPQDGMVKGKPYKSSGGKMVLNDELGKEIPDGWEVGKLEDFVLIKNGKIKPNSNGNIPVYGGNGIIEYVNQNNYERLNIIGRVGAYCGSVYYNDSKIWISDNALAGISKNDTIYYDFLLLNSLNLNSKSEGSSHPLLTQGILNNIDVLKADNNIIYIKFEEIVKKLFKQIKNIADQNQILTKLQSLLLSRLAVGEEVST
- a CDS encoding type I restriction-modification system subunit M, whose product is MAKKTAAKTKSTEEILWDSANKLRGSVEPSEYKHVVLSLIFLKFANDKFLRRRQKLVNEHKEAFLDIPEFYQAENVFYLPEESRWTFIMENAKQENITLIVDSALKTIERTNKSLEGALPDNYFSRLGLDQSKFSALLDTINNIDTLRDEAHDIVGRVYEYFLSKFAIAEGKGKGEFYTPKSIVNLIAEMIEPYKGKIYDPSCGSGGMFVQSLKFIEKHKGNKKDVSIYGQELTNTTYKLAKMNLAIRGISSNLGNKAADTFGDDQHKDLKADYIMANPPFNLKDWRAENELTTDPRWAGYEVPPKSNANYAWILNMISKLSQNGVAGFILANGALSGGGEEYKIRKQIIENDLVEAILILPGSMFYSTDISVSMWIINRNKKERTIELNDVIKDYRDRSNEVLFFDLRKQGVPFEKKFIEFDENSISEIAQHYHQWQLQTWQENYKNVDEYCKSVSLDEIRKKDYSLVPSKYIDFKNIEEDFNFDEKMNDITSDLKVLFDKESSLKIEVENVFKSLGYEL